A genomic segment from Euleptes europaea isolate rEulEur1 chromosome 17, rEulEur1.hap1, whole genome shotgun sequence encodes:
- the HSDL1 gene encoding inactive hydroxysteroid dehydrogenase-like protein 1, with translation MAAVDSFSLLLREIGRSCNCYMETLALIGALYTAKTCFTVVNDTYTLIRLHFIPRLVRRADLVKLYGEWAVVTGGTSGIGKYYAKELASRKVNIILISRNQEKLEALAKEIADTYKVETAVVVADFSEGREIYPAIERALAGKEIGILVNNVCVFYTHPDYFTNLTQDKIWELINVNIGSANMMVHMVLPGMVQRKKGAIVNVSSMSCCQPTPLMTAYSASKAYLDHFSRALYYEYAPQGIFVQSLIPFFISNLTTYSKHLSKKSFLVPSAEEYARHAVTTLGISRRTTGYWLHTVQFLLGQYLPEWLWVWGTYRMNNSLRLEATLQRPH, from the exons ATGGCTGCTGTGGATAGCTTCTCCCTCCTACTCAGAGAGATTGGACGGTCCTGCAATTGCTACATGGAGACGTTGGCTTTAATTGGAGCCCTTTATACAGCCAAGACGTGCTTCACCGTTGTGAATGATACCTACACCCTGATCAGGTTGCATTTTATTCCTAGGTTAGTTAGGAGGGCTGATCTCGTCAAGCTGTATGGAGAATGGGCTGTTGTCACAG GTGGTACTTCGGGTATCGGCAAGTACTACGCTAAAGAACTGGCAAGCCGCAAGGTTAACATTATCTTAATTAGCCGGAACCAGGAGAAGTTGGAGGCCCTCGCCAAAGAGATAGCCGACACCTACAAGGTTGAGACCGCTGTCGTCGTGGCAGACTTCAGCGAAGGCAGGGAGATCTACCCTGCCATCGAGAGAGCCTTGGCGGGCAAAGAGATTGGCATCTTGGTGAACAACGTTTGCGTGTTCTACACTCACCCAGACTATTTCACCAATCTGACCCAGGATAAAATTTGGGAGCTCATCAACGTCAATATTGGGTCAGCCAATATGATGGTGCATATGGTGTTGCCGGGGATGGTGCAGAGGAAGAAGGGGGCGATTGTGAATGTTTCCTCCATGTCTTGCTGCCAGCCGACCCCTCTGATGACGGCGTATTCAGCCTCCAAG GCTTACCTGGACCATTTCAGCCGAGCGCTTTATTATGAATACGCTCCCCAAGGCATCTTTGTCCAGAGCTTAATTCCGTTCTTCATCTCCAACCTGACGACATATAGCAAGCATCTCAGCAAAAAGAGTTTCTTAGTGCCTTCCGCTGAAGAGTATGCACGTCACGCTGTGACCACTCTTGGGATCTCCAGAAGGACCACCGGCTACTGGCTACATACAGTCCAG TTTCTCTTGGGACAATACCTACCAGAATGGCTCTGGGTCTGGGGAACATACCGAATGAACAACTCCTTGCGCCTAGAAGCAACTTTGCAAAGACCACATTAA